Within the Glycine soja cultivar W05 chromosome 3, ASM419377v2, whole genome shotgun sequence genome, the region gcGCTGTGTGTTCTAGAGCAATGTAGGGTGTTCTGGAGCAAGAGCAAGGCTTAATCCGAGTTTTCAaccgctctctctctctcttttttgctGAATTTTTCAACCCCTCCCTGTCCCAGGTAAATCTCGATTTTGACAAGCTACTTGAAATTACTCGAGGGAATGAGGATTGTTGGACTGACGGGTGGAATAGCGTCTGGGAAGAGCACCGTTTCCAATCTGTTCAAGTCGCATGATGTTCCCGTTGTAGATGCTGATATTGTCGCTCGCGTAagttctttctccttctctgtGTTTTTCAATTTCGGTCTAATTAAACTCTTGCGAGTGATTATTGAAATAATGTGCAGGAGGTGTTAAGGAAAGGGAGTGGTGGATGGAAGAAAGTCGTTGCGGCTTTTGGTGACGAAATTCTTCTCGAAAATGGAGAAGTCAATAGACCTAGTCTTGGCCAAATTGTTTTCTCGGATCCGGATAAGCGTCAATTTCTCAACCGGTATTCATAATTTCCCTTTCATTTAGTTCCATTTGAATTGATCATTGAATTTGCTCTTTTGAGTTTGGGTTATGATGTTGTTTTAGATTGCTGGCTCCTTACATATCACGTGGAATATTTTGGGAGATTTTGAAGCTATGGATGAAGGGTTATAAGGTCATTGTTCTTGACGTGCCTTTGTTATTTGAGGCTAAGATGGACAGGTTCACCAAGCCTGTTATTGTTGTATGGGTTGATCCTGAGACGCAGATTCAGCGGCTCTTGGCGAGAGACAAGTCCGGTGAGGAGGATGCTCGGAATAGGATTAATGCTCAGATGTCACTGGATGTTAAAAGGGGTAAAGCTAATATAGTTATAGATAACACTGGTTCATTGGATGACTTGAATCAGCAGTTCCTGAAAGTTCTTGTTGAGGTCACATGGCCATTGACTTGGACTGAGTTTTCGTGCTCCAGGCAGGGAGTCTTCACCATTCTTGCTTCTGTTGCCTCAGGTCTTGTTTTGTTTGTGAAGGCATTCAACAACC harbors:
- the LOC114407363 gene encoding dephospho-CoA kinase-like, yielding MRIVGLTGGIASGKSTVSNLFKSHDVPVVDADIVAREVLRKGSGGWKKVVAAFGDEILLENGEVNRPSLGQIVFSDPDKRQFLNRLLAPYISRGIFWEILKLWMKGYKVIVLDVPLLFEAKMDRFTKPVIVVWVDPETQIQRLLARDKSGEEDARNRINAQMSLDVKRGKANIVIDNTGSLDDLNQQFLKVLVEVTWPLTWTEFSCSRQGVFTILASVASGLVLFVKAFNNHSRTS